The following is a genomic window from Candidatus Obscuribacter sp..
AAAGTACAGCTCTGAATAACATTCATCGCTGGCGATAATAAAATCGTATTTGATTGCTTTGTCTATCAAATCTGTTAGCAATTCAGGACTGATTACAGCACCAGTCGGATTGCCTGGGCTGCAGATATACAGCAAAGTGCAGTTTTGCCAGTCGCTTTGTTTGACACTAGCAAAATCTGGCAAGCCATTGTCTGGGTTGATTTTTATAAAAGTAGGTGTGGCACCAGCTAGTAGTGCTGCCCCTTCGTATATTTGATAAAAGGGATTGGGCATCAATACCTGTGGCTTTGCTCCGCTTTTGCCGGCAAAACACTGGGCCACTGCAAAGAGCGCTTCTCTTGTGCCATTAACAGGTAATATATGCCGCTCACTATCAACAAGACCAGCCAGGTCAAAGCGCTTTGTCAGCCAGGATGCGATAGCCTGTCTTAGCTCCAGGCTCCCCGCTGTGAGCGGATAGCTCGATAGACCAGAGTTGGCTCCTGCTCCCAAGTTTTGTTTGATGGCGTCAAGGACAAAATCTGGGGCAGGATGCCGCGGCTCACCAATCGACATGACAATTGCTGTCAAATCAATAGGCGGCACCACACCAGCTTTGAGAGCGGCTAGCTTTTCAAAGGGGTATTGTTGCAGTTTTTCTAGCCCTGGATTCATTTGTCCTTGTAGTAGTCCATCAGTCGGCGTGCGGTTTCGGCAAGTATGGCCGAGCCCACATAAAGACCACTTTCGTTGAGATCAAAGTCAGGGCTATGATGACTTCTTGTCACATCTGTCATTTCAGCCCCGAGGAACATAAATGAACCCGGTACCTTTTCGGCAAACATAGAGAAGTCTTCAGACCAGGTCTTAGGTTGCACGGCAATGACGTTGTCTTTGCCAATCAAGTCAATGGCTGCCTGTCTCATCACTTCGGTGACTTCGGGATGATTAACTGTGCAAGGATAACCAAGCTCATAGCTAATCTGATAATCGCCGCCCATAACACGAGCAATAGAGCAGGCTCTATCAAGCTCTACCATGATTTGCTCGCGCACAGTCTGGCTAAATGTGCGGAAAGTGCCATCAAGAGTCACTGTCTCTGAAATTACATTGCCGCGAGTGCTGGAGCTATGAAAGGAGCCAATAGTGATAATGGCCGGCTCCAGAGCCGATACTCGCCTTGATACTATCTGTTGGATTGCTTGCACTACTTGAGCGCCCAGGACCACTGCGTCAATGGTTGTCTCGGGATAAGCACCGTGACCGCCTTTGCCAGTGATTGTGATGACAAAGCCGTCGCAAGCAGCCATGGCTGGTCCGGCGATGATACCGACTTTGCCCGCTGGCAGGCTGGCATCAGCGTGCAGACCGATGATAGCGGAGACACCGTCGAGAGCATCGTCTTCGAGCATACGCCAGGCGCCTGATTTGCCATCAGCATCAGTGGATTCTTCAGCCGGTTGCATCACCATGCGCACACGGCCTGGTAGTTCGCGTTCGGCTAGCATCTCGGCTGTGGCCAGTCCGCAAGCCATGTGGCCATCATGACCGCAGGCGTGCATTACTGTAGGGTTTTTGGAAATGTAGGCGTTGGGATTGATCTCGTCGATGGGCAGGGCGTCCATATCGGCTCTGATAGCGATGATTGGACCTTGCTTGCCGAGATTAGCCAGCACGCCGGTTTTGCCTACACCAGATTTGGTGGCATAACCATAGCTTTGCAATTTTTCGTCCATCAGCTTGGCTGTTTTGTGCTCGGCAAAACTCAGCTCAGGATATTGATGGAGATAGCGTCTCATCTCGATGAGCTTGTCTTCGAGAGATTTGGCGCGAGTCAAAAAGTGCCTGTCGACACCGGCTTGATTTGATGTGGTTGACATATTTACCGACTAAAATTGGTGTTACGCAAAAAAGTTTGGCTTGCTACCAGAGCTTGGTCTCCAGCTAGCAAATGCTTCTTCGACCACTGTGGCAGCGATTTTCAGACAAATTTGACTAATTGCCTGCACTTGTTCTTCGGTAAACTTCGCGTCGGTATCTTCCATAGCCTTGCGAATGACTCTTTCAGCTTCAGATTTGAGCATGACTTTCCTCGGGTTGGCATCATCCGATGCCGCCAGTAACAGGCAAAAAGTTTAGCGCGAATCTCAATCTAAAGGGCAATAAGTGAGCTATTTTGTAGCGGCAATTGCAAGT
Proteins encoded in this region:
- the dapC gene encoding succinyldiaminopimelate transaminase: MNPGLEKLQQYPFEKLAALKAGVVPPIDLTAIVMSIGEPRHPAPDFVLDAIKQNLGAGANSGLSSYPLTAGSLELRQAIASWLTKRFDLAGLVDSERHILPVNGTREALFAVAQCFAGKSGAKPQVLMPNPFYQIYEGAALLAGATPTFIKINPDNGLPDFASVKQSDWQNCTLLYICSPGNPTGAVISPELLTDLIDKAIKYDFIIASDECYSELYFDESAPPWGILQAAKKMGNDTFKNCLAFHSLSKRSSLPGMRSGFVAGDSDLITTFKLYRTYHGCAMAPPFQVGSTKAWLDENHVIANRAYYRQKFAVTYNILKQAPNLAEALTIPAGGFYYWLKTPGCDQEFARDLFEASNVTVLPGSFLARSSEDSGTNHGPGYGYVRVALVPTLEDCVAASERIRDFAKDRV
- a CDS encoding amidohydrolase is translated as MSTTSNQAGVDRHFLTRAKSLEDKLIEMRRYLHQYPELSFAEHKTAKLMDEKLQSYGYATKSGVGKTGVLANLGKQGPIIAIRADMDALPIDEINPNAYISKNPTVMHACGHDGHMACGLATAEMLAERELPGRVRMVMQPAEESTDADGKSGAWRMLEDDALDGVSAIIGLHADASLPAGKVGIIAGPAMAACDGFVITITGKGGHGAYPETTIDAVVLGAQVVQAIQQIVSRRVSALEPAIITIGSFHSSSTRGNVISETVTLDGTFRTFSQTVREQIMVELDRACSIARVMGGDYQISYELGYPCTVNHPEVTEVMRQAAIDLIGKDNVIAVQPKTWSEDFSMFAEKVPGSFMFLGAEMTDVTRSHHSPDFDLNESGLYVGSAILAETARRLMDYYKDK